A window of Flavobacterium branchiarum genomic DNA:
CGTAAACATTTATACTTTGTCCAACACTTAAAATAGATCCTAACTGAACTCGAATACCATCGTAATCTTTAGGGCCAGAAACATCAGAAGGGACAAATGTGTATTCAAATGAATTCTGTCCTGATAATAAATTTAATAATGATCCTGATATAGATTTTAAAACTCCAATATCAATTGGATTATTAGCTCCATTACGTTTGGTTCCCACTACTGTAATACTTTGCCCTACTGCAACCAAACTATTTTCCAAGCCTAATTTCAGCGTTACTGGAGTTCCTTTTGTTATGTTGGTTGGCCATTGCAAATTTTGCCATGTTGTCCCTATCCCCAAAAGCCCAAAACCAGTAGTTATTGTAGAAAAAGTACTTGGATTACCATCGGCAGCATTTGCTTCTTTTGTTACTCCTCCTGTAATAATTGATGACCAAGTCTGGCTAGTCGCATATTCTCTTTCTAGCAATGAGTCACAACTTGCAGGATCAATTACACTAATTGTTATTGTTTGACTTACAGTACAAGTCCCATTACTCGCAATTACTGTGTAGCTAAAAATCCCAACAGTATTAAGGATACCTGTATTATTTGATGGTATAAGATTTCCATTTTGATCATACCAAGCTACTGTCCCATTGGATGTTGCTATTAATGCTACTGAATTGCCTTTATTGACAACAATTGAGTTTGTAACTCCTGTTAAAGTTGGTAAAGGATTAATTGACACAACAACTTCTTTTTTATCAGATGGGCAAGCCACACCTGCTGTTTGAGCTTGGATCCAATAAGAACCACCTGTAGTAATATTTACAGCATCTTGTTCTGTGATAGGAGTTACTCCCTGAAAGAAAGCATAAGTTGTAGTTCCAGTTGTATCAAAATCTGTAATTGCATTTTTTAAATTTACACTAACGCAACCTGCCAAAGTTGGCGTAACATTTAAAGCTGATACTGCTGGATAATTTACAACAACAGCTTTTAATGTCCCATTTATATTTTCACAAATACCACCATTAAGAACTGATATATAATAATTATAAGATGCACTAGTAAGACCATCAATAGTAAGCACATCTGTTACAGGATCTTTCAAAAAAGTTACTCCTAGTTGACCAGGAACTGAAGTTCCTGTGGTTATTTCAAGTGTTTTATTTTGATCTGTATAATATTTAAATCTTGCACCTGCCAAAGCTGATGTTGGTGCTAATACAGCTTGCCCTGTACAAGATGCTGTAAGTGGACTAATAATTGTAATATCAGTAGCAGTTGGGATAGTCAATACAGTTGCTGTTACTGCTTGACGAGTGCTATTTACACAAGCACCACGAACAGATTCTAAATAATATGTTTTAGTTGCTGTTAATACACCTGTATTATAAGTGTCCGAATTAGTAACTAAAGCAACACCTCCGGTAGAAACATCATACCAATTAAAAGTAGTACCTACAATAGGAGTCGCTGCTAATATAGCACTTTGGCCATTACAAATTGGAGATGTAGTTACTACTGCATCTTTATATCTAATAGAAACTCCATAAACATCTAACTGAGATAATAAAGTCACTACTCCTCCTAATCTAATTTCAATCGCATTAAATGGAAATCCAGCAACAAAAGTAGCTTTGAAACGATTTCCTGTTAATAATTGTACATTTATTAAATTAGAATTTATAGCGGTACGATCATTATTATACGCACCCTCGTTATACGTAGCTAAAGTGATATAGGATAATGCACTTACATCGATAAGTCCAGCAGGAATACCTAATTCAACATCTATCTTATCTCCTACTTTCCCTAAATTAGAAAAACTTAAAACTTGTTCTGCAAATGCTCCTACACCAACAGAAACATTAAGATTAGATGCTGTAGTAAAATTACCATCTATCGCATTATTAGGATTATTAACCGCACATATTGCACATATTACACCATCTGTAAGAGTAGACAACCTATTCGTTTGATCATTTGGCTGTAAACAAAGATCTATTGGGCTACCTATCATCACATTTATAACTGTTCTTGTACTACTCACACATCCTGTAACAGCATCTCTTGCTGCAATATAGTAGGTAGTATTTACAGTTAATGCTGGTGTTGGAGTAAAAGTGCTTGAATTTGTTAATAAAGGACTTCCATTAATAGGAACAGTGTACCAATCATATTCAACCCCAACTACAGGATTAGACACCTGTAATACAATATTTTGACCGGGTTGAATAGTTACAGTTGAAGAAGCAACTGTTGGTACTGCAGGCAATGGGTTAACAGTAACATTTACAGGAGTACGTGTAGCACTAATACAACTACCAATCGATGCTTCAACATGATAACTTGTGTTTGCATTTAAGATCGGAGTTGTAAATGATGTTCCTGTAAATACTAACGTTCCAGCTGTAGCTGTATCATACCATTTATATATAGTTCCTACAACAGGTGTAACAATATTTAGCGTAGTTGTAATCCCTGCACAAATAGTTGTCCCCGAAGTATTTATTGTTGGAGCAATAGGGTTATTTATTGATATTACAACAGGAGTTCTTTCACTATTTAAACAACCATTTCGAGTAACTTCAACATAATATGTAGTATTAGCAGTTAAAGCTAGTGTAGTAAAAGAAGTAGTACTACTCACTACATTTCCTCCAGTTAAAGCATCATACCATTTAATTGTTTCTCCCACAGCAGTATCAGACACCAAAGTAATCGTTTGTCCGCTACAAATCGTTGTATTTCCTGTTATTGTTCTTGCTTTAAATTTATAGGAAGCACCATAAATATTGAGGCTTGACACTAAGTTCACTAATCCACCTAATCGAATCTCAACACGATCAAAGGAAGCCCCTGCTTTAAAACTTGCTCTAAAACGATTTCCCGATAATAACTGAATATTTAAAAGAGGATCATTTACTGCTACTCGGTCATTATTATATGTTGCTCCATTGTAACTAGCCAATGAAATATAACTTAATAAGCTTATATCTAGAACTCCTGTAGGAATTTCTAAATCAACTTGAATAACATCACCAGTATTCCCTCCGTTATTAAATTGCAGTGTTTGTTGAATCCACCCATTAACTAACCCAATTGGTATACTTAATGTTGAAGCAGTATTATTATTTCCATCGACTGAATTATTTGGATTAGCAACAGAACAAAGTAAGCAAAGTCCATTTTGTGTAGTTTGTTGGCTATTTGCTTCTAGACAAGTTCCTAGTGAAGCAGGCAAAACTGTCACGGTTACAGCTACTCGACTAGCACTTAAACATCCTCCAGCAATATTATTAGATTCTACATAATATGTTTTTGTAGCAAATAAGATTGGTGTTGTAAATGTAGTTGAGTTGGCTAATAATTTAGTACCTCCTGTTGGAGCATCATACCAATCTAATGTTTCACCAGATCCAGAAGCCGAAGCAGTTAAAGTAGCATTTTGCCCTGATTGTATTGATACGCTAGGAGTCAATACCGTTGCCAAAGCAGGAACTGGAGTTGAAGTAACAGCAACTAGAGTTCGTGTTGGAGTTGTACAACTACCAATAGTAGCTTCTACATAAAAATTAGTCACACCAGTAGGAACTGTCGGTGTATAAGAATCACCTGTAGCCAAAACAATACCACCTGATTCTACGCTAAACCATGAATATGTAGTTCCGGGTATAGGGTTTATAACTGACAGTTTAGTTGCTTGAGTAGGTCCTGAGGAACATATTGTTGTACCGACTGTACTAATTATAGGTAATACGGGGTTTATTACATTTACAGTTACAGGTATTCGTTTATCACTTTCGCAACCAGCTGTTCTTGAAACACTAATATAATAAGTTGTTGTAGCGGTTAAAGCAGGAGTTGAATAATTACCTGTAGTTGAGAGTGCTGTTGTTGAAGTTGGAGAATCATACCAAGCCAATGTTGTACCTGCTGCTGCTGTAGCAGAAAGAGCTATACTCTGACCTGAACATACTGATTGCGAACTCCCTCCACTAATTGTTGGACTAGCAAATTGCGAATGCACTTCGAAAATTTTCAAATCTACTAATAACCTTACAAGACCACCTACCCTAATTTGTATTTGATTAGCATCTCCAGGCAATGTATAATTGATTACTGCCATTTGATTACCAGGCAATAATTGAAGATTTAATAATGCATTATTTAGAGGGACAGGACCACCAACATCTGTTCCTGAAAATTTTGCTTGAATAGTTGCGTTTGAAAGTAAACTAACGTCGACTAAACCTGCTACCGCACCAGTACCAAAATAGACAACTATTTGATCTCCTGATTTTGCCGTTTGGTTTAAGGTTAACGTTTCTTCTGCGAAACAAGCTAAACCAAGAACATTTGTCAACAAAGCATATGTATTCAGATTTCCATCAAATGCGGCAGTAGGATTTGTAACACTCATACCCACACACAGAAGCCCTCCTGTAGTATTAGTTTGTGAAATAGGTCTGCAAAATGTTTGTGAAAAAGAACTCGAAAAAGGAATCAATATCAAAAACAACCACAAATAACTTTGCAAAAAAGTCTCTTTTTTTATTCTTAAGTAAAAATTTTTCATATTCCTAAGAGATTAATGATGTGACAAAAAAATTCCAATATGATAAATAAGCAATACCATCAATAATCTCATACGCAAATAGGAGATTATTAAATAAAGCCATACTAACAGATTTTCAGACTACATTTAATGTTCTGAAAAATATCTTGATCTTAAAATCTATAAAAATTACTCCAAAGGGGGAAACAACCACAATTCGCGAGGAAGCGAATGATCCCTTAATTTGACGAAAAAATCAAATGAATATCAAAAAAAAAGAGTTGCATAAAAGGAGTATTTGAAGTAGGTTTTAATTTCATAAAATATTTTTAAGAGATTAATATATTTGGGGATCTGTTCGTTTTATTTCAGTTCTATATGAGGTAAAAACATATGTGATGCATTTAAATACACCCATTTAATAAAAAAATAAAAAAAAATTGACAATTTTAAGTATTGAGAAACATGTACAAAATACGGTACTAGAAATTAATTCTACAGAAATGTGGAAATTAAAATTTATTGATTGTCAAAAATTAATTCAAACAAGAAATAAATTTGTAAACTAATACCTGACTTGTCGATTTGTGCTTCGGGGGATTGAAGACTCAAATTAACAATACAATTATGTATTGTTATGGAACAAATAGTAACGAAAATTATTACTATACTGATTTAATCTGTTATCTAAAATATTCAATTGATTTATGAGATTATCAAAAGACAAATACTTCTTTCTATTTGCAGAAGCTAGATCAGATAGGGTATTCAATTCGTCATTGAATAACGATAAACTAAGAAATGAACAAGAGATAAATCTATTGCTTCCCAAAAAAGTAATTATAAATTCCATAAGCATCTAGATTAAAAAATAATTGACAAAAAAAATTCGTACAAAAAATTCATTTACTTAAAAATCTTTATTCAAGATCTTTCTGCTATTATGTGGTATTATATTATTTTATTTCAAAAACAAATTGGAACGTTAATAGATAATCTTTTTATATTTTGTTTTACATTAAATTTCTTAGATGCCTTTTACTTTGGCAAAAAACTAATTCTATTTAATCTGATTTAAATATTACATCGTTTTGAATAATGATTAATTCATTATATGATTCACCAAGAATAAGCAAATAAAGCTTATTTTATTAAAAACAATTAACAATTGTTCAACGATAAACATTTTATAAATTTAATTTTTTTTTTTATAACATGCAAGTAAAAAAAAGATGAAATGCGATTTTAATTTAAAATCACATTCCATAAGTACTAAGATATTCAACTGTTTAAATTACTAGATATCAAACAAAACATCAGGCTAACATAAAAAAAGAGCTCTAAATCATTCGTGTAATAATCTTAATTTATAATTTTTCCGGAACTAGTAAAAAAAACATATTTGCGAAAAAAACTACAAAAAAATAAGGCTAAAACTCCAAGAATTAAAAAGAAACCACTAATTTAATTGAGAAAAATATTGTTGTGGTAATTATAAAAAAAAGAAAAAGGGCTAATTGTTAATAAATTAACAGCTAACCCTTTAAAAAATAATTTCATTGCAAGTAATAACAATACGTTCTTCGATAGTACTACAATTGACTTTATGGATATTAAAGAAATGTAGACTGCAAAAGCATATTGAATAGGCTACAAAACGAATCAAATTTTATCGAATCATAATTAAAAAACTATGATTCTATAATTGAATTTATCTGTTTAAACAACTGACCATCACTTAAGAATGCTCCTTGTTGAATTAATTCAAAGATTGAAGTATTACGGTCGTCAGTAAACACTTTTTTACCAACCTTCATTTCAATAGTTTCTGTAAACATATTATCACTTAACCATTGCAAGCCTTCCTTAGTTAAGAAATCAGTTTCAGGAACCAATGATTTTAAAACTATCGATTGAACATGTGTATCAAAACATTGAAATAGGAAAATATGATTTTTAGAAAAATGTTCTAAAAATTCCGCTCTTGAAAGAACACCTTCCCAAATTAAATCAGAGAACACATCTAGTTCTTGCTCAGCCACCTCTGGCTTATTAATTTTGATCGAATCCCACTCTGCTTTATCAATTGCTTGCGTTCCTAAAAAGCTTGCAAATTCAGCGTTTAATTCATCAAATTGTTCTTTTGTTAATCTTGCGTATTTCATTTTAAAATATTTAAGCTTTTATAGCGTCATTTAGCTATTTAAAATTCAAAAAAAAATCCCGATTTGCATCGGGATTTCATATTATAAATTAAAACTATTACTTCTCAGCAACAATTTCGTATGGTAATTCAACTACAACATCTCTGTGTAATCTAATGCTTGCAGCATATTTACCAGTACGTTTTACGATACCGCTAGTAATAAATTTTCTTTCGATAGAGTTACCCGCTTTATCCAAAGCTTCAGCAATATCTATGTTAGTGATAGAACCAAAAAGTTTCTCTCCACCAGCTTTTGCGAAAATTTTAATTTCAAGAGCTTTCAATGCTTCAGCTATTTTCTTAGCGTCATCAACAATCTTAGCCTCTTTGTGTGCTCTTTGTTTTAGGTTTTCAGCTAATACTTTTTTTGCAGAAGGAGTTGCTAAATGAGCAAAACCTTGAGGAATTAAAAAGTTACGACCGTAACCAGCTTTTACAGATACTACATCATCTTTAAATCCTAGATTCTGTACGTCTTGTTTTAAAATAAGTTCCATGTTGTTGTCCTTATATTTGAGAAGTTAGGTTCCATCTTACCGGAAACCAACAACTTTAGTTTAATATTATTTTAATAAATCGGCCACGTATGGCATTAAAGCTAAGTGACGAGCTCTCTTAACAGCTACAGACACTTTTCTTTGGTATTTTAAAGAAGTTCCTGTTAAACGACGAGGAAGAATTTTTCCTTGCTCATTAACGAATTTCAATAAGAAATCTGCATCTTTATAATCGATATATTTGATTCCAGATTTTTTGAAACGACAATACTTTTTAGTTTTGTTAGTTTCTATGTTTAAAGGCGTTAAATATCTGATATCTCCGTCTTTTTTTCCTTTTGCTGATTGCTCTATTGTAGACATAATAATTAAGCTTTTGTAGATTTTAATTTAGTTCTTCTTCTTTCAGCCCAAGAAATAGCATGCTTATCTAAACTTACAGTTAAGAAACGCATAATTCTCTCATCACGTCTAAATTCAGTTTCAAAAGCAATTAGAACTTCTCCAGCTACTTTGTACTCAAATAAGTGATAAAAACCACTTTTTTTGTTTTGGATTTCGTAAGCCATTTTTTTAAGACCCCAATCCTCTTTTGATACCATTTCAGCTCCTCTACTAGTAAGAAATTCTTCAAATTTCGTTACTGTTTCCTTCACCTGAACCTCAGATAAAACGGGATTTAAAATGAAAACAGTTTCATAATGATTCATAAATATAATATTTATTTGTTAAAATTTGGTGCAAAAGTAACCATTAATTTTATATATCCAACACTTTTTTACTTTTATTCGACGTATGACAAAAAATAAGTCTAAAATCTAGTTTTAAAAGAAAAATAAATCTATATTTACTATTACATTCCCTAAATTTAAATGTTATGAAACTAAATTGTGTAGTAGTAGACGATAGTTCTATCCAAAGAACCATTATCTCAAAGTTAGTCAATAATCATACGAATTTACATTTGATTGGAGATTTTTCAAATGCAATCGAAGCTCGAAGCTGTATCTCTTTAAATAATATTGATTTGATATTTTTAGATATCGAAATGCCTGTTATAAATGGTTTTGATTTTTTAGATGGTCTAAAAACAAAACCCCAGATAATATTTATTACCTCTAAGGCGGAATACGCTTTAAAGGCTTTTGATTACGATGCTACCGATTACCTCCAAAAACCGATTGCTATAGATCGATTTAATGCTTCTGTTAAAAGAGCATTAGACTTATATACCTTACGCACAGATGTAAAAGAAGATGAAGGCGAACATATTTTCATCAAAAGTAACCTCAAAAAACTTAAAATTTTCACTGCGAAAATTAAGTGGATTGAAGCTTTTGGCGACTATGTAAGAGTAGTAACCGAAGACGATAGTAACTTAGTTCTTTCAACAATGAAGTCTTTTGAAAATGATTTATCAAAGGAAAAATTCATTCGTGTACACAAGTCGTATATTATAAATATCGACAAAGTAGAACGCTTTAATAGCAAGTTTGCCGAAATCGGAATTACCAAAATCCCATTAAGTCGAAATAAAAAAGAAGACTTAGTTCGCGCACTGTCAATCACTCATTAAAGCACTAATAAAAGTCTACATTTATAATCACTTTTATTGCTCTATATTGTGCAACTGCCTCAAAACTATTCAGAATTTTCTGAATAGTTTTTTTTGTACCTCCTAAAGGCATCTCTTGAGGTATTTTAATTAAAATCGTACGAATATACTCGTTTCTGATCCTACTAATTGCTGGCTCTTCTGGTCCTAATACTGGCATATTCAAATTCTGACTCAAAACCTGATACAACCACAACGAACCTTCTTTTAGTCTATCAAAATCTCGGTGCTTTAGCGTAAGCTTTATTATTCTAAAATAAGGAGGATACCTATAAATTAATCTATCATACAATTGCTCCTTATACATTCCTGCATAGTCATTATTTGTAACCTGCTGTATTGTATTATGATTCGGGTTATACGTCTGAATTACAACCTTACCTTGTTTCTCTGATCGTCCTGCGCGTCCTGAAACCTGCATCATCATCTGAAAACTACGCTCGAAAGCTCGGAAATCTGGATGAAACAACATATTATCAGCATTCATGATTCCTACCAAACTCACATTATCAAAATCCAATCCTTTGGCAAGCATTTGTGTTCCAACCAAAATATCTATCTCACGATTTTTAAAACTATCAATGATCTTCTCGAATCCAAACTTTCCTCGAGTTGTATCCTGATCCATTCTGCCCGTTTTAGCATTTGGAAAAAGCGTTAGTAACTCCTGCTCTATTTGCTCTGTACCAAATCCTTTTGTAGTTAAATCAATACTAGAACAGCTATGACAATTTGTTGGCTTAGCCATACTGTATCCACAATAATGACAACGCAGTTGATTTTTATGCTTATGAAAAGTAAGACTCACGTCACATTGCTGGCACTGTGGCACGTTCCCGCAAGTGATACATTCTATAATAGGTGAATATCCTCGTCTGTTTTGAAACAATATAACTTGTTCTCCTAATGTTATCGCTTCTGAAATTGCCTCTACCAAAACATCACTAAAATGCCCAGTCATTCGTTTTCTAAAATACTTATCTTTTAAATCAACCAATGTAATATCTGGCATTCGCACATTATTATAACGCTCCGTAACTGTTACCAGTCCATATTTCTGCGATTGCGCATTAAAATAAGTTTCTAAACTTGGCGTAGCAGATCCCAAAAGCACTTTGGCTTTGTGAAAGTTTGCTAAAACAATCGCCGCATCACGTGCATGATAACGCGGTGCTGGATCGACTTGCTTAAAAGTCTGCTCATGTTCTTCGTCAACAATAAGTAAACCTAAGTTGGCGAATGGTAAAAACAAAGCCGACCTTGCTCCTATTATTATCTGAGCTTTTTCAACATTTGCTAAAGTCTGATTCCAAACCTCAACTCGTTCGTTATTACTGTATTTAGAATGAAAAACAGCTACTTTATTCCCAAAATGAACACGCAACCTAGCAACCAATTGTGTCGTTAATGCAATTTCTGGCAATAAATATAAAATTTGCCTCCCCGTTGCCAGATACTCTTCTATAAGTTTTATATAAATCTCTGTTTTACCACTAGAAGTCACTCCGTGAAGTAAACAAACTTCTTTTTCTACAAAACTAGTTTTGATTTCGTCAAAAGCAGTTTGCTGCACTGAACTCAACAACAACTCTTTCTCTGTACTTTTACCCGTAAAACCAACACGATCTTGCTGTAAAAAATACTCTTCAAAGATTTCTTTTTCAATTAGCGCTTTTACAATTGCCGATGATGATTGTGATGCTTCAACAAGTTTCTTAACTGTAACTGGTTTCTTTTCGACTGCAGTTAGCTGAAAATACGCCAAGACAATTTCTTTTTGCTTAGCTGCATTTTTAAGCAAATCCAACAACTCATTTAACCCTTGATTAGAATCGTATTTACTATGTAACTTAACATAACGAACTAACTTTGGCTTGTAACTTTCTTGTATTTCTTGCTCAAGAACAACAATGTCTTTATCTATTAACTTTTGAAGAATAGGAAAAATATTCTTTTTATTTAAAATAGCTACAACATCCTGAACCTTGAGCGAGCTCTGCTGTTGTAATGCTTCGTAAACTAGATACTCTTCATCTGTTAAAACAGTTTGATCGACAAAGACACCTTCTTTAGCCGAGATCATTGTTTCGCTTTCTAATAACAAGCCACTTGGGAATGCGCCACGATATACGTCACCGATAGCACACATATAATAAGACGCTATCCAAAGCCAATGTTTAATTTGAATTTCGGTAGCAATTGGTCTTTCGTCAAGAATTTGATGAATTTCTTTCGCTTCATACAGAGCTGGTTCATTTTGATGCGTTTCAAGAACCAAAGCTGTATACATTTTACTTTTACCAAAAGGCACAGCAACACGCATCCCTTTCTGAATAAAATTGAACTCAGCTTCAGAAATACGATAGGTAAACGTTTTAGCTAATGAAAGTGGCAAAATGACTTCTACAAAATGCATTTTAAATAGTGGTATGTTTTAAAATAATAACATTTAAATTATTATTCCGGTTATGTTTTTTCTAAGTAAGACCTTAAAATAAGCTTACTTATTATTTAATTTCTCTGAAGCATTTTTAGCATTATACTCCTTAACTAACTTATAGGTATTTTTAAGAGAACCGATATTAGTCCAATCCTCATGACCTGGTATAATATAAAGTGGTTTCTTAAATTTAACTTGCACTCTTTTAATAGCCCCATCCCATTCTTTAACATCCGAATCTGCTAAATTACCTAAATTAGTAGAAGTTGCTCCTTTTATAAAACAACCCCCATAAAGTATCTTCTCTTTATCAAACCAAACTACAATGTTATCGGGCGCATGTCCTTTACCTGGATAAAACACTTCAAAACGATGTTGCCCAACTGCAAATATGGTATCATTTGGCATTATGAATTCAGCCCTAGGCTCTTTATTTTTATATAAAATTTCATCCGTAAGCTTTATAGTATACGTTTTGATTCCTTTTTGCTTGTAAAACTCCAAACCTCCCGCTCTGTCTTCATGCGAATGTGTTGCAATTTGCATAACAACATCTTTATTATGCTTTGCTTTTATACTATCCAGTAAGGGCTGAAACTGTGTCTTATCCCAAGGAGCATCAAACATTACAACGCCTTTATCTGTAACCAAATACATGGCATTTGCAGGAATACGATTTCCTTTGTATTCATTAAACGTCTTATAAACATAAAAGTCACCCGTAAGATGACTTATTTGTAATTTGTTATTTTCTGTTTGCCCAAAAGACTTTGCAATCCCCAAAAGAAGCAACAGTAAAATTAATTTATTTTGCATTATTACATTGCTAAATACAGCTTCTTTAATTCTTAACTCTTGTCCAATATTGTGTTCTTCCTAAAAGAGAAAATCCAATGAACCCACGTAACTTTAATTTATCTGGAGAATCTAATTCAATATAACATTTGTACACTTTTCCGTTTGTTGGATCTAAAATTGTTCCCGAATTATACTCTTTCCCATCTTTTTTCAAGTCGTTGATAATTACCATTCCTAAAATTGGCTTGTTTTTATTTACTCCTGAGCAAGAAGTACAAAGGTCTTTTTTATGGTCTTCACGTAGAATTTCGACAACTTTACCATAAACTTTTCCCGATTTCTCATACACTTCTACAATCGATTTTGCTTCTCCAGTTGCATCGTCAACAGTTTTCCATTTTCCGAGCACAGATTGACTTTGTACATTGCCTATTACCAAAAATAATAAGCCCATTGTTACGATCCAGTTTTTCATGATGTTTGATTTTTTTTAGCCCTGATTGTAGCGACATCCTTTATCCCGATTCTTTAAGGGATAAAGATACAGCGAAAAGCAGGAACAGCTTCTAAATGTTATTGATTATTTTTTTGTCTTAATTTTTTGATTGTGGCATTTAATTCGAATCCCAAAAGCAAAATCATACAGTTTATCCAAATGTAAAACATTAGTATTAATAATGTACCAATTGAGCCATAAAGTTCATTATATTTTGAGAATTTTACAACCCAAATCCCAAAAAAGTAAGAAGATATCACAATTAGAATTGTTGTAAACACAGAACCAATACTTATAAATGGTACTTTATTATACTGTTTTGTTCCGTAACGCAATAATATAGAAGATGTTATCAAAATCATTAAGATTACAAACACGTAACGTCCCATGATGATAAGCGGAATACTATCATTGAGCACATCCTGAATCATTGTTTTTTGAATAAGCACCTCAAAGACTATAATTGTAGCAACGGTTACTAGCAACAACATCGACATTACAATTGAGATTGCTAGTGCCACAAGATATTGATTTAAAAAACCTCTTTTCTGTAATACATGTCGAGATGACTCAAACCCTCCTAGGATTCCGTTAACTCCATTTGCCATTAAAAAAACCGACAAAAAGAAACCCCAAGAAAGCAATCCTGAGTGACTATTATTTAAGATGTCACTAATAATTTTATATATCGCATCGTAGGTATTTGGCGGGACTCCCTGCTGCACAAATTGCAGAAAATCTTGCTGAAATCCATCGATTGGGATATACGGAATTAAGTTAAGAATAAACAAGGCAAAGGGAAATAATGCCATAAAAAAGCTAAACGCGACTGCGCTTGCATGATATGAAAATGCTCCCTCTATGATACCTATTGTATATAATTCGAGTAAGTCATACAACGAAAAACCATCAAGCCAAGGTAGCTTTATGTTCTTTAAGAAACGAACGAGATAGCGCACTACTGGTACTCTATCTAGCCGATTTTCTATTTCTACAGACATACTTACTGAATTATTGTTTAAATAAATTTCGAAATTCTAAAGTGCTTTTAGGCTTAAATCCATATTATAAACAGAATGCGTTAATGCTCCCGAAGAAATATAATCGACACCACACAAAGCATATTCACGAATTGTTTTTTCGTTGATGTTTCCTGAAGATTCTGTT
This region includes:
- the rplI gene encoding 50S ribosomal protein L9, giving the protein MELILKQDVQNLGFKDDVVSVKAGYGRNFLIPQGFAHLATPSAKKVLAENLKQRAHKEAKIVDDAKKIAEALKALEIKIFAKAGGEKLFGSITNIDIAEALDKAGNSIERKFITSGIVKRTGKYAASIRLHRDVVVELPYEIVAEK
- the priA gene encoding replication restart helicase PriA; translated protein: MHFVEVILPLSLAKTFTYRISEAEFNFIQKGMRVAVPFGKSKMYTALVLETHQNEPALYEAKEIHQILDERPIATEIQIKHWLWIASYYMCAIGDVYRGAFPSGLLLESETMISAKEGVFVDQTVLTDEEYLVYEALQQQSSLKVQDVVAILNKKNIFPILQKLIDKDIVVLEQEIQESYKPKLVRYVKLHSKYDSNQGLNELLDLLKNAAKQKEIVLAYFQLTAVEKKPVTVKKLVEASQSSSAIVKALIEKEIFEEYFLQQDRVGFTGKSTEKELLLSSVQQTAFDEIKTSFVEKEVCLLHGVTSSGKTEIYIKLIEEYLATGRQILYLLPEIALTTQLVARLRVHFGNKVAVFHSKYSNNERVEVWNQTLANVEKAQIIIGARSALFLPFANLGLLIVDEEHEQTFKQVDPAPRYHARDAAIVLANFHKAKVLLGSATPSLETYFNAQSQKYGLVTVTERYNNVRMPDITLVDLKDKYFRKRMTGHFSDVLVEAISEAITLGEQVILFQNRRGYSPIIECITCGNVPQCQQCDVSLTFHKHKNQLRCHYCGYSMAKPTNCHSCSSIDLTTKGFGTEQIEQELLTLFPNAKTGRMDQDTTRGKFGFEKIIDSFKNREIDILVGTQMLAKGLDFDNVSLVGIMNADNMLFHPDFRAFERSFQMMMQVSGRAGRSEKQGKVVIQTYNPNHNTIQQVTNNDYAGMYKEQLYDRLIYRYPPYFRIIKLTLKHRDFDRLKEGSLWLYQVLSQNLNMPVLGPEEPAISRIRNEYIRTILIKIPQEMPLGGTKKTIQKILNSFEAVAQYRAIKVIINVDFY
- a CDS encoding LytR/AlgR family response regulator transcription factor produces the protein MKLNCVVVDDSSIQRTIISKLVNNHTNLHLIGDFSNAIEARSCISLNNIDLIFLDIEMPVINGFDFLDGLKTKPQIIFITSKAEYALKAFDYDATDYLQKPIAIDRFNASVKRALDLYTLRTDVKEDEGEHIFIKSNLKKLKIFTAKIKWIEAFGDYVRVVTEDDSNLVLSTMKSFENDLSKEKFIRVHKSYIINIDKVERFNSKFAEIGITKIPLSRNKKEDLVRALSITH
- a CDS encoding DUF6495 family protein; amino-acid sequence: MKYARLTKEQFDELNAEFASFLGTQAIDKAEWDSIKINKPEVAEQELDVFSDLIWEGVLSRAEFLEHFSKNHIFLFQCFDTHVQSIVLKSLVPETDFLTKEGLQWLSDNMFTETIEMKVGKKVFTDDRNTSIFELIQQGAFLSDGQLFKQINSIIES
- the rpsF gene encoding 30S ribosomal protein S6 gives rise to the protein MNHYETVFILNPVLSEVQVKETVTKFEEFLTSRGAEMVSKEDWGLKKMAYEIQNKKSGFYHLFEYKVAGEVLIAFETEFRRDERIMRFLTVSLDKHAISWAERRRTKLKSTKA
- the rpsR gene encoding 30S ribosomal protein S18, whose protein sequence is MSTIEQSAKGKKDGDIRYLTPLNIETNKTKKYCRFKKSGIKYIDYKDADFLLKFVNEQGKILPRRLTGTSLKYQRKVSVAVKRARHLALMPYVADLLK
- the bla-B1-FLAV gene encoding subclass B1 metallo-beta-lactamase, with protein sequence MQNKLILLLLLLGIAKSFGQTENNKLQISHLTGDFYVYKTFNEYKGNRIPANAMYLVTDKGVVMFDAPWDKTQFQPLLDSIKAKHNKDVVMQIATHSHEDRAGGLEFYKQKGIKTYTIKLTDEILYKNKEPRAEFIMPNDTIFAVGQHRFEVFYPGKGHAPDNIVVWFDKEKILYGGCFIKGATSTNLGNLADSDVKEWDGAIKRVQVKFKKPLYIIPGHEDWTNIGSLKNTYKLVKEYNAKNASEKLNNK